GTGGCAAGATAGGATCACGACCGTCGCGACAGACAAAGCTAACATGGGAATAGGTCCAAAAAACCACAACAGAAAATTGAGAGCAAAGTAGAGTGCTCTAAGCCCAAGTGACCAAAACTCGCTTCCCCTTTCAACTGCTCTATCGGCTTTTTTCACGTCGCTTTTCGCGGTAGCTCCCGGGGTGGCTAAAAGGCAGTTTGAGTGAACAAAGTGCCTAGCTGATTGAACAAAGCATGAAAAAGCAAGGAGAAAACATGTCAAGATGCAGATGTACTTGATAGAAACGGTTAATGGGTTTGTGCTGCCATATATTATTTCACTTGGTAAGAAGTTGTTAATGGAGTTTGCCATCCAAGCTCCAATGAGAGAGCACAGAGTTAGAGAGATTGATGCTAAGCAGTGGCGGAGCCACCTTTAGACTAGGATAGGCTCGGGCCTATCctaaaattattttttcctAACAACTTTTACtatcattaattaattttataataccACTATCAACTTGAATTTGTGTTGTATTGGTCAGTCCAATTAACTTCAATCCAACAAATACAAAGCCTTAAATTTTTTGCATTAAAGATTCGAAATTATAGTTCTATACTAATATTAGTTGATCATATTCTCTGTTTCTTGCCTATCtacatttttttcctttgcttGTAGACTATTATTTTGGTAAATTTCTCATTTTCCTCTATTAGATCGTCTATGAAATCAAGAAGAGAAATATTTCCTTTTTCCAAACTAGCACAAAAAACCCTTCAAATGCTCTCATACCTTcatgtttttagaaaaaaatgttATCTTGGCCACTATGAGAAAATGAATGCATGGTCAGTTACatttgaatttgatatcaagAATGAAGAATAAATGGATGTGCTTATAATAATGTTttattttcaactcttgatgTAGTTGATCATTTGTAATGAAGAATTAATGCATGGTCACTCACCTTTAAATTTGATACCAAGGCGGCCAAAAAAACGAGATAGTTTCTGCATATATTATGTCCATTTTGGTTTAAAGTGTGCCCCTCCTAACATGAAtttctggctccgccactgatGCTAAGGACGTAGTTGCAATTGTATTGGAGGAAATAACATCAAGAGCTGTTTTAACTTTCGTTGCAACTTGAACATCTTCACCCTGCGGCAACCAACTGTGAACAAATTAACACGGAACACGCAATGGCTCATAGCTCAAATGGTTAACAGCTTTCGTCCATGCACTTGAGAGGAGTATATATAAACGAATGTCCATGCACTTGAGAGTAGTATATATAAACGAACTTCACAAAATTAGGTGAAATCAAAGGATATTAAACTTACCTGCAAGATTTTTCCAACCCTATTTTTCTTGTCAATGTTTTCAGATCCAATGGCAGTGGAGAGAGGGTGATTGATGTATTTGTAGAGGAGGAAGAGGTGGTAGATTAGCACGATCAGCAGTCCGAACTGGACTAGCACAACATGTAAGTACTCCTGAAAACCCATAGCTTCCAATCTCATGGTGCTAAAAATGAAAATGCAGTAGAGCTGTGGAGGGGTCTTGTTCTGCTTATAATGGAGCTGCCCTGCCCGTGATTCTTGGGATTTTTCGGGATTCTTTAATCAAGTATCATGGATTGGACTTGACCGGACAGGAAAGGACGGAACTATTCCTTTATAAACAGAACAGGAAGACCCCTTACTCATCGCCATTTAGCACCAAGAGATCGGAAAACTATGGAGTTCTAATCATGCTGATTTACCACCTCTTCCTCCTCTCCTTTATAAGTACCTCATGCAGCCTCTTTCCACTGCCATTGGATACGAAAACACGgacaaaaaaaattgggttGGCAAACTTCTGCAGGTAAGCATCATGTCTCCTTTTTTAATACAAGCGATATTTGAAGGACCTCGACTGCAAGGGTACGTAAACGCTATTATccgtaatttgtttacttttgaTGGGCTGCAGGACCAAGATGTTACGAAGAATGTTTTACCAGTTATTACTGTGGTTTCCTCCAAGTAAACTTGGCAGCAATCTCTCTAACTTCTGCTCTCTCATTGGAGCTTGGATGGCAAACTCCACCAACAATTTCGTCCCAAGAGAAATAATTTATGGCAACACACCGATCAGTTATTTCTATCAGGTACATCTGCCTCTTGACCTGTTTTCTCCTTGCTTTTTCATGCTTTGTTCAACCAACTAGCCACTTTGTCCATTCAAACTACCTGTTAAGCACTGTGGGAGCTACTACAAGAATCGATGGTAAAAAAGCTGAGAGAGCAGTTCAAAGAGGAAGTTCAGTTTCGGTCACTTGGGCTTAGAGCACTCTATTTTGCTCTCAATTTTCTTCTATGGTTTTTTGAACCTACGCCGATGCTTGCTTCCTCCATTGTAACGGTTCTGATCCTAAGTTGCCATGACTTCAAGAAGCCAGATACGAATCAGCAAGTCATCGCTATGTAAATGAAGGGTATTATTTATTTCTTGAGAATGAATTTTGAATAAGTTAAAATCATATATTCTTCTTCCTTGTTGGACATATTTGTTCTGTCATTTGTGGTTTTCATCAAGTAATAAACAATCCTATTCATGTTAGAAATTTCAATCCCTAATTGCACGAGGGGTAGTATAAGGAATAATGATAGTCTAGCATGCTTGATATGTCACCGGAATGGTAAGGCCAGCTTCTACAACATTTGCAAGCAAGTTGGACCTGGCCATTTAGATTTAGCAGCATCCAATCTTCGCTCCGGTTGAGAGAGGTCCAAAGTTCAAATTTCACGAACGATAATTGTTAATAAAAGAAACTTTTGTATGTTTCATTTGGAGCTTATGCAATAGGAAGTCAATGAGTGCTTTTAACAAATCCATGCACAATGGACTCCTCAGCTAATATATATGAGTAAAGGGGTCTTCTTGTGATAAGATTTGAGTTGCAAATTAGAACTTGCACAGAATATTCAGCATATGTGAGTCTCCATTTTTGCAACATCTTACAATGTCACTACTAGCTGCATATAAATTGGAAACTGAAGTAATTAAGTTATAGTATACAGCCAATCAAAAGCGAGTCAAAGTTTACGTTGTTAAACAAATCCCAAAATATCCCATGAATATTGGGCAGGACAGCTTATAAACAGAACAAATCCCCTCTACTGCATTATAGTTTTTAGCACCATGAGATTAGAAGCTATGGATTTTCTGCATTTTCAGAAAGAGTGCTTAGATGTGGTGTTGGCCCCAAGTGGGCTCTTGATCATGCTAATCTACCACTTCTTCCTCCTCTACAAATACGTCAATTACCCTCTTTCCACCGCCATCGGTTCTGAAAACAATGACAAGAAAGTTTGGGTTGGAAAAATCTTGCAGGTAAGTGCCgtatcttcttttatttctcCAAAGTTCGTGATCTTTTGATTGATATTGGGGTAGGGGTGAATGCTCCTAACCAGTTCAGCTACGAGCCTTGCAAGTTCCGTGTTAATTTGTTTACCATTTGGTTGAATCAGGGTGAA
This genomic interval from Malus domestica chromosome 05, GDT2T_hap1 contains the following:
- the LOC108173337 gene encoding uncharacterized protein, which translates into the protein MRLEAMGFQEYLHVVLVQFGLLIVLIYHLFLLYKYINHPLSTAIGSENIDKKNRVGKILQGEDVQVATKVKTALDVISSNTIATTSLASVAEPEIHVRRASISLTLCSLIGAWMANSINNFLPSEIIYGSTNPLTVSIKYICILTCFLLAFSCFVQSARHFVHSNCLLATPGATAKSDVKKADRAVERGSEFWSLGLRALYFALNFLLWFFGPIPMLALSVATVVILSCHDFEKVWR